From the Takifugu flavidus isolate HTHZ2018 chromosome 12, ASM371156v2, whole genome shotgun sequence genome, one window contains:
- the LOC130534620 gene encoding THAP domain-containing protein 5-like isoform X1, with protein sequence MPKHCSVPNCKNDSGPGTVRKSFYKFPLQDTDRLQQWLRNMGRENWTPSRYHYICHEHFAPECFKMRWGIRYLENDAVPTVFQKNQKSTTADPSEESKQPDSETVLQDGSFAAEAVETLQTVHLYEITVTPSQQGETSMVESSDCSRQTDPNQPATGVNFPLALFQKDRANGASSTEVVVMAENLSRGEPDELIAALLMQGHQLVMDESALGCLDEASLYVEDLSHTPEHLSNVQEGQVAQEGQEVITYFETIPNILPSNIFTQWNIPPDTVLSSALSSKPITSTLPIVSKHVPPSPKSLVLKVDRLDTDEGEGDDGQSEEDSMEWQNHQLEEHCYHKNSLSKEQLEVIVSELQKKVKMLQQRHRRHLDKLVGLENTVSQLRQNNLLNEERLQLLERVAYMQTGAAMSDAGETVAIIYEEDDGSYLYAPLSNPHEYL encoded by the exons ATGCCCAAACATTGTTCGGTGCCAAACTGCAAAAATGACTCCGGGCCGGGCACAGTCAGGAAGAGCTTCTACAA gtttcctctgcaggacacAGACCGGTTGCAACAGTGGCTGAGGAACATGGGTCGGGAAAACTGGACGCCGTCGAGATACCATTATATTTGCCACGAACATTTTGCTCCAGAGTGTTTCAAAATGCGATGGGGCATTCGTTACCTTGAAAACGACGCCGTGCCGACCGTCTTTCAGAAAAACCAG aagTCAACCACTGCTGATCCCAGCGAGGAGTCCAAACAGCCTGATAGTGAAacagtgctgcaggatgggTCATTTGCAGCAGAAGCTGTAGAGACATTGCAAACGGTACATCTGTATGAGATCACCGTCACCCCATCGCAGCAGGGAGAAACCAGCATGGTGGAGTCATCTGACTGTTCTCGCCAGACAGACCCGAACCAGCCAGCAACAGGAGTGAATTTCCCTTTAGCGTTATTCCAGAAGGATCGGGCTAACGGTGCCAGCAGCAcagaggtggtggtgatggcagAGAACCTTTCTAGGGGAGAACCAGATGAGCTTATAGCTGCTCTCCTAATGCAGGGCCACCAGCTGGTCATGGATGAATCCGCACTTGGCTGCTTAGATGAAGCCTCTCTTTATGTTGAGGATCTTAGTCATACACCAGAGCACCTCTCCAATGTCCAAGAAGGACAGGTAGCTCAGGAAGGACAGGAAGTAATCACGTACTTTGAGACGATACCAAACATTTTACCAAGCAACATTTTTACCCAGTGGAATATTCCCCCAGATACAGTTTTGTCATCAGCTCTGAGCTCTAAACCCATCACGTCGACACTGCCGATAGTGTCCAAACATGTGCCACCTTCCCCCAAGTCCTTGGTTCTCAAAGTGGACCGACTGGACACggatgagggagagggagacgaTGGACAGTCAGAGGAGGACAGCATGGAATGGCAGAACCACCAGCTAGAAGAGCACTG CTACCACAAGAACAGTCTGAgtaaggagcagctggaggtgatCGTGTCGGAGTTGCAGAAGAAagtgaaaatgctgcagcagcgaCATCGCAGACATCTGGACAAACTGGTGGGACTGGAGAACACAGTCAGCCAGCTGAGGCAGAACAACCTGCTGAATGAAGAGCGACTCCAGCTTCTAGAGAGGGTG GCCTACATGCAGACGGGTGCAGCCATGTCAGATGCAGGTGAGACTGTGGCCATCATTTATGAAGAGGACGACGGCTCATACCTGTACGCACCTCTCAGCAATCCGCACGAATACCTGTGA
- the LOC130534620 gene encoding THAP domain-containing protein 5-like isoform X3: MPKHCSVPNCKNDSGPGTVRKSFYKFPLQDTDRLQQWLRNMGRENWTPSRYHYICHEHFAPECFKMRWGIRYLENDAVPTVFQKNQSTTADPSEESKQPDSETVLQDGSFAAEAVETLQTVHLYEITVTPSQQGETSMVESSDCSRQTDPNQPATGVNFPLALFQKDRANGASSTEVVVMAENLSRGEPDELIAALLMQGHQLVMDESALGCLDEASLYVEDLSHTPEHLSNVQEGQVAQEGQEVITYFETIPNILPSNIFTQWNIPPDTVLSSALSSKPITSTLPIVSKHVPPSPKSLVLKVDRLDTDEGEGDDGQSEEDSMEWQNHQLEEHCYHKNSLSKEQLEVIVSELQKKVKMLQQRHRRHLDKLVGLENTVSQLRQNNLLNEERLQLLERVAYMQTGAAMSDAGETVAIIYEEDDGSYLYAPLSNPHEYL, encoded by the exons ATGCCCAAACATTGTTCGGTGCCAAACTGCAAAAATGACTCCGGGCCGGGCACAGTCAGGAAGAGCTTCTACAA gtttcctctgcaggacacAGACCGGTTGCAACAGTGGCTGAGGAACATGGGTCGGGAAAACTGGACGCCGTCGAGATACCATTATATTTGCCACGAACATTTTGCTCCAGAGTGTTTCAAAATGCGATGGGGCATTCGTTACCTTGAAAACGACGCCGTGCCGACCGTCTTTCAGAAAAACCAG TCAACCACTGCTGATCCCAGCGAGGAGTCCAAACAGCCTGATAGTGAAacagtgctgcaggatgggTCATTTGCAGCAGAAGCTGTAGAGACATTGCAAACGGTACATCTGTATGAGATCACCGTCACCCCATCGCAGCAGGGAGAAACCAGCATGGTGGAGTCATCTGACTGTTCTCGCCAGACAGACCCGAACCAGCCAGCAACAGGAGTGAATTTCCCTTTAGCGTTATTCCAGAAGGATCGGGCTAACGGTGCCAGCAGCAcagaggtggtggtgatggcagAGAACCTTTCTAGGGGAGAACCAGATGAGCTTATAGCTGCTCTCCTAATGCAGGGCCACCAGCTGGTCATGGATGAATCCGCACTTGGCTGCTTAGATGAAGCCTCTCTTTATGTTGAGGATCTTAGTCATACACCAGAGCACCTCTCCAATGTCCAAGAAGGACAGGTAGCTCAGGAAGGACAGGAAGTAATCACGTACTTTGAGACGATACCAAACATTTTACCAAGCAACATTTTTACCCAGTGGAATATTCCCCCAGATACAGTTTTGTCATCAGCTCTGAGCTCTAAACCCATCACGTCGACACTGCCGATAGTGTCCAAACATGTGCCACCTTCCCCCAAGTCCTTGGTTCTCAAAGTGGACCGACTGGACACggatgagggagagggagacgaTGGACAGTCAGAGGAGGACAGCATGGAATGGCAGAACCACCAGCTAGAAGAGCACTG CTACCACAAGAACAGTCTGAgtaaggagcagctggaggtgatCGTGTCGGAGTTGCAGAAGAAagtgaaaatgctgcagcagcgaCATCGCAGACATCTGGACAAACTGGTGGGACTGGAGAACACAGTCAGCCAGCTGAGGCAGAACAACCTGCTGAATGAAGAGCGACTCCAGCTTCTAGAGAGGGTG GCCTACATGCAGACGGGTGCAGCCATGTCAGATGCAGGTGAGACTGTGGCCATCATTTATGAAGAGGACGACGGCTCATACCTGTACGCACCTCTCAGCAATCCGCACGAATACCTGTGA
- the LOC130534620 gene encoding THAP domain-containing protein 5-like isoform X2, with amino-acid sequence MPKHCSVPNCKNDSGPGTVRKSFYKFPLQDTDRLQQWLRNMGRENWTPSRYHYICHEHFAPECFKMRWGIRYLENDAVPTVFQKNQKSTTADPSEESKQPDSETVLQDGSFAAEAVETLQTVHLYEITVTPSQQGETSMVESSDCSRQTDPNQPATGVNFPLALFQKDRANGASSTEVVVMAENLSRGEPDELIAALLMQGHQLVMDESALGCLDEASLYVEDLSHTPEHLSNVQEGQVAQEGQEVITYFETIPNILPSNIFTQWNIPPDTVLSSALSSKPITSTLPIVSKHVPPSPKSLVLKVDRLDTDEGEGDDGQSEEDSMEWQNHQLEEHCYHKNSLSKEQLEVIVSELQKKVKMLQQRHRRHLDKLVGLENTVSQLRQNNLLNEERLQLLERAYMQTGAAMSDAGETVAIIYEEDDGSYLYAPLSNPHEYL; translated from the exons ATGCCCAAACATTGTTCGGTGCCAAACTGCAAAAATGACTCCGGGCCGGGCACAGTCAGGAAGAGCTTCTACAA gtttcctctgcaggacacAGACCGGTTGCAACAGTGGCTGAGGAACATGGGTCGGGAAAACTGGACGCCGTCGAGATACCATTATATTTGCCACGAACATTTTGCTCCAGAGTGTTTCAAAATGCGATGGGGCATTCGTTACCTTGAAAACGACGCCGTGCCGACCGTCTTTCAGAAAAACCAG aagTCAACCACTGCTGATCCCAGCGAGGAGTCCAAACAGCCTGATAGTGAAacagtgctgcaggatgggTCATTTGCAGCAGAAGCTGTAGAGACATTGCAAACGGTACATCTGTATGAGATCACCGTCACCCCATCGCAGCAGGGAGAAACCAGCATGGTGGAGTCATCTGACTGTTCTCGCCAGACAGACCCGAACCAGCCAGCAACAGGAGTGAATTTCCCTTTAGCGTTATTCCAGAAGGATCGGGCTAACGGTGCCAGCAGCAcagaggtggtggtgatggcagAGAACCTTTCTAGGGGAGAACCAGATGAGCTTATAGCTGCTCTCCTAATGCAGGGCCACCAGCTGGTCATGGATGAATCCGCACTTGGCTGCTTAGATGAAGCCTCTCTTTATGTTGAGGATCTTAGTCATACACCAGAGCACCTCTCCAATGTCCAAGAAGGACAGGTAGCTCAGGAAGGACAGGAAGTAATCACGTACTTTGAGACGATACCAAACATTTTACCAAGCAACATTTTTACCCAGTGGAATATTCCCCCAGATACAGTTTTGTCATCAGCTCTGAGCTCTAAACCCATCACGTCGACACTGCCGATAGTGTCCAAACATGTGCCACCTTCCCCCAAGTCCTTGGTTCTCAAAGTGGACCGACTGGACACggatgagggagagggagacgaTGGACAGTCAGAGGAGGACAGCATGGAATGGCAGAACCACCAGCTAGAAGAGCACTG CTACCACAAGAACAGTCTGAgtaaggagcagctggaggtgatCGTGTCGGAGTTGCAGAAGAAagtgaaaatgctgcagcagcgaCATCGCAGACATCTGGACAAACTGGTGGGACTGGAGAACACAGTCAGCCAGCTGAGGCAGAACAACCTGCTGAATGAAGAGCGACTCCAGCTTCTAGAGAGG GCCTACATGCAGACGGGTGCAGCCATGTCAGATGCAGGTGAGACTGTGGCCATCATTTATGAAGAGGACGACGGCTCATACCTGTACGCACCTCTCAGCAATCCGCACGAATACCTGTGA
- the LOC130534620 gene encoding THAP domain-containing protein 5-like isoform X4, with protein sequence MGRENWTPSRYHYICHEHFAPECFKMRWGIRYLENDAVPTVFQKNQKSTTADPSEESKQPDSETVLQDGSFAAEAVETLQTVHLYEITVTPSQQGETSMVESSDCSRQTDPNQPATGVNFPLALFQKDRANGASSTEVVVMAENLSRGEPDELIAALLMQGHQLVMDESALGCLDEASLYVEDLSHTPEHLSNVQEGQVAQEGQEVITYFETIPNILPSNIFTQWNIPPDTVLSSALSSKPITSTLPIVSKHVPPSPKSLVLKVDRLDTDEGEGDDGQSEEDSMEWQNHQLEEHCYHKNSLSKEQLEVIVSELQKKVKMLQQRHRRHLDKLVGLENTVSQLRQNNLLNEERLQLLERVAYMQTGAAMSDAGETVAIIYEEDDGSYLYAPLSNPHEYL encoded by the exons ATGGGTCGGGAAAACTGGACGCCGTCGAGATACCATTATATTTGCCACGAACATTTTGCTCCAGAGTGTTTCAAAATGCGATGGGGCATTCGTTACCTTGAAAACGACGCCGTGCCGACCGTCTTTCAGAAAAACCAG aagTCAACCACTGCTGATCCCAGCGAGGAGTCCAAACAGCCTGATAGTGAAacagtgctgcaggatgggTCATTTGCAGCAGAAGCTGTAGAGACATTGCAAACGGTACATCTGTATGAGATCACCGTCACCCCATCGCAGCAGGGAGAAACCAGCATGGTGGAGTCATCTGACTGTTCTCGCCAGACAGACCCGAACCAGCCAGCAACAGGAGTGAATTTCCCTTTAGCGTTATTCCAGAAGGATCGGGCTAACGGTGCCAGCAGCAcagaggtggtggtgatggcagAGAACCTTTCTAGGGGAGAACCAGATGAGCTTATAGCTGCTCTCCTAATGCAGGGCCACCAGCTGGTCATGGATGAATCCGCACTTGGCTGCTTAGATGAAGCCTCTCTTTATGTTGAGGATCTTAGTCATACACCAGAGCACCTCTCCAATGTCCAAGAAGGACAGGTAGCTCAGGAAGGACAGGAAGTAATCACGTACTTTGAGACGATACCAAACATTTTACCAAGCAACATTTTTACCCAGTGGAATATTCCCCCAGATACAGTTTTGTCATCAGCTCTGAGCTCTAAACCCATCACGTCGACACTGCCGATAGTGTCCAAACATGTGCCACCTTCCCCCAAGTCCTTGGTTCTCAAAGTGGACCGACTGGACACggatgagggagagggagacgaTGGACAGTCAGAGGAGGACAGCATGGAATGGCAGAACCACCAGCTAGAAGAGCACTG CTACCACAAGAACAGTCTGAgtaaggagcagctggaggtgatCGTGTCGGAGTTGCAGAAGAAagtgaaaatgctgcagcagcgaCATCGCAGACATCTGGACAAACTGGTGGGACTGGAGAACACAGTCAGCCAGCTGAGGCAGAACAACCTGCTGAATGAAGAGCGACTCCAGCTTCTAGAGAGGGTG GCCTACATGCAGACGGGTGCAGCCATGTCAGATGCAGGTGAGACTGTGGCCATCATTTATGAAGAGGACGACGGCTCATACCTGTACGCACCTCTCAGCAATCCGCACGAATACCTGTGA
- the ppp5c gene encoding serine/threonine-protein phosphatase 5, giving the protein MVRGSDNGSEKMAEGDNSAELLKEKANQYFKEKDYENAIKYYSEALELNPTNAIYYSNRSLAYLRTECYGYALADATKALEIDKNYIKGYYRRATSNMALGKFKAALKDYETVVRVRPNDKDARMKYQECNKIVKQKAFERAIASDETKKSVVDSLDIENMTIEDDYAGPKLENGKVTLAFMKEMMDWFEDQKKLHRKCAYQILVQVKEVLSKLPSLIEIALKETEKITICGDTHGQYYDLLNIFKLNGLPSETNPYLFNGDFVDRGSFSLEVILTLFGFKLLYPDNFHLLRGNHETDNMNQMYGFEGEVKAKYTAQMFQLFSEVFQWLPLAQCINNKVLVMHGGLFSEDGVTLEDLRKIERNRQPPDSGPMCDLLWSDPQPQNGRSISKRGVSCQFGPDVTERFLNQNKLDFIVRSHEVKAEGYEVTHSGKCITVFSAPNYCDQMGNKGAYIHLRGSDLKPEFHQFTAVPHPNVKPMAYANTLMQMGLM; this is encoded by the exons GTACTACTCAGAAGCCCTGGAGCTCAATCCAACCAATGCCATCTATTATAGCAACCGAAGCCTGGCATACCTGCGCACAGAGTGCTATGGCTATGCCCTGGCAGATGCAACGAAGGCCCTGGAGATAGACAAAAACTACATTAAGGGATATTATCGTCGTGCCACCTCCAACATGGCACTGGGCAAGTTCAAGGCTGCACTTAAGGACTATGAAACA GTAGTAAGAGTTCGACCAAATGACAAGGATGCAAGGATGAAGTATCAAGAATGTAACAAGATTGTGAAGCAGAAGGCTTTTGAGAGAGCAATTGCCAGTGATGAGACAAAAAAATCTGTTGTTGACTCTCTGGACATTGAAAATATGA CCATTGAGGATGACTATGCAGGCCCAAAACTTGAAAATGGTAAAGTGACATTGGCATTCATGAAAGAGATGATGGATTGGTTCGAAGATCAGAAGAAACTCCACAGAAAGTGTGCTTACCag ATTTTGGTGCAAGTTAAAGAAGTTCTGTCAAAACTACCAAGTCTGATTGAAATCGCATTAAAAGAA acggaaaaaataacaatttgTGGCGACACTCATGGACAATACTATGATCTCctcaacatttttaaattgaACGGCCTTCCGTCAGAGACCAACCCATAT CTGTTTAACGGAGACTTTGTAGATCGCGGTTCTTTCTCTCTTGAAGTTATTCTTACCCTCTTCGGATTCAAGCTGCTCTATCCTGACAACTTTCACTTGCTTCGAG GTAACCACGAGACAGACAATATGAACCAGATGTATGGTTTTGAAGGAGAAGTCAAAGCTAAGTACACCGCCCAGATGTTCCAGCTCTTCAGTGAGGTCTTCCAGTGGTTGCCTCTTGCACAGTGTATCAACAACAAAGTACTG GTGATGCATGGTGGACTGTTCAGTGAAGATGGCGTCACATTAGAAGACCTTAGAAAGATTGAGAGGAACAGACAACCTCCTGACTCAG GTCCAATGTGTGACCTGCTCTGGTCTGATCCACAGCCTCAG AATGGCCGTTCCATCAGCAAGCGAGGAGTGAGCTGTCAGTTCGGGCCAGATGTGACGGAACGATTTCTCAACCAGAACAAGCTGGACTTCATTGTGCGAAGTCATGAGGTCAAGGCAGAGGGCTATGAGGTCACTCATTCAGGGAAGTGCATCACCGTGTTTTCAGCGCCCAATTACTG TGATCAGATGGGAAACAAAGGAGCTTATATTCACCTCAGGGGATCAGACCTCAAGCCAGAGTTTCACCAGTTCACTGCTGTG CCTCATCCAAATGTCAAGCCCATGGCATATGCCAACACGCTAATGCAGATGGGACTGATGTAG